The segment GTCTATGTCATGGCGGAAGGTGCCATAAAAGGTGAATTGACAATAGAAGAAACGACTCAGGAAGCTATTATGGAACTTGCGACGCAATAGGGGGTAGGGATAATGGGCTTTTTAGCAGAAGCAAAACACCTGATCAAAGCGAATATCCGCGATTACGGTATGTATATCGCATTGCTTGTCATTATACTGACGTTTACCGTTATGACAGACGGTTTGTTCATATCGTCCCGGAACATCAGTAATTTATTAGATTCAACAGGGTATATCGCGGTTCTGGCAGTGGGAATGACATTGGTCATTGTAATCCGGCACATCGACTTGTCGGTCGGGTTTTTAGCTGGATTCTTAGGTGCAGTCGCCGCGATTTTCCTTTCGCAGATGGGAATGTCCGTATTTCTGGTGATTCCGCTCGTACTGCTATTTGGCGTAATTATCGGCTTGTTCAATGGATTTTTAATTGCGAAAGTCGGCATTCCAGCCTTTGTGGCAACACTTGCCGGGATGCTGTTTTTCCGCGGTGCATTATTGAATGTCACTGAAGGCACCGGGACGATCATCGTCAATGACGATGGCTTTAACGCACTCGGCAATGGATTTATCCCGTCGCTCATGGAAATCAACGAACTGCACCTATTGTCGCTATTGGTGGGGCTTGCAGGGATTTTGCTGTATATCTACAGCGAAATTTCCAACCGCCGCAACAAAGCGAAGTATGGCTTCGAAGTGGTTTCCTTTAAGATTTTCATCGTAAAACTGGTTTTTGTATCCTTTATCATTGGTTATATTACTTGGATTCTTGCCGGTTATAATGGTTTTTCCTGGACGGTTGTCATCATGCTGCTGGTCGTTGTCGTGTATCATTTCCTGGCGACGAAAACGGTGCTTGGGCGTAATATTTACGCCGTTGGGAGCAATCCGGAAGCCGCCCATTTGAGCGGCATCAACGTCACGAAAATCACGCTCTTCGTTTTTGCTTCAATGGGGATGCTTGCAGCCCTTTCCGGCATCCTGTTCACTTCACGGCTGCAATCGGCAACGACTACAGCGGGCACGTTGTTCGAGCTGGATGCCATTGCCGCAGCTTATGTCGGTGGGGTTTCTTCAGCAGGCGGTGTCGGGAAAGTGACCGGTGCCATTATTGGTGCCATCGTCATGGCTTCACTGTCGAGCGGCATGAACTTGCTTGGAACCGGAATCTCCTATCAATACATGATTCGCGGTGGTGTTCTGGCTTTGGCCGTTATTTTCGATGTGTTGACAAGAAAGCAGCGGGCTTAAGATTTCTAACTAAAAAAACTGAGAGCATCTCATGGTGTAGATGCTCTTTTTATATGCCGGTTAAGTATTGTGAATTTTCTGTCAAGTGATATGATGAAAGCAATTAGCATGTTGAAAAGGAGCTGCACAACATGAGAAAAAAAGTCATAATTGTCCTTTGTATGCTCTGTGCGGTTTTAGGTTTTTTTACTTTTATGTCAGCCGGAAAAGCATTCCGTTCGGATTGGCAATTGCCTGCTGCTGTTCCTGAAGACCAGGACAGTTATCGCTTGGTTTTGATTACCCAGGAATTGAAAACGCCGTTCTGGAATCAAGTAGGGGCAGGAGCAGCCAAACAAGCCGGAAAAGAAGGCGTTAGTTTGGAAGTGTGGGGAAGTTACGGCAATGATTCCGATGAATTTTTAAAGCAGATTGAAATTGCACTTCATTCAAAAGTGGATGGTGTTGTCGTTCAAGGACTTGATACAGCGGAATTCAAAGAACTGACGAAAATCAAAGCGGCATTTTACGGAATACCGGTAATTACGATAGCTAACGACGTGCCAGTCGCGGAAAGTTTGCGGAAAACGTATGTGGGTTCTGACCATTATCAGGCAGGAAAATTGCTTGCTGAGCAATTGGTAAAAGATATGGGAAGTGAAGGGCAGGCCATCCTATTGAGCGATGTCGAACAGGCTTATAGCCAACAGCAGCGCATGCGCGGAATGGATGAAGTATTGAGGGCTTATCCCGGCATATCCACAGTTCTGGTGAAAAGCGGCAATTCAGATGAAGAAGTGATTGAAGCGACTCAGAATGTGCTCAACCAAGTGCCGGAAGCGGATGCTTTCATCGCGCTCAACACCAACCATGTCGGCACGATGATGCAGGAAATCAGCCGGCGTGCCAAGCTTGAACCGTTCCATATTTATTCGTTCGATGACGGTGCCGATATTTCCGCATTGCTCAGACAAGGAGGCTTGGATGCCGTTATTGGCCAGTCACCGGAAAAAATGGGGCAGCTGAGTGTCGAGCTGATGATGAAATGGATAAAAAACGAGGAGGTCCCGTTAAATCCCGATGGTTATTTCACGGATATCCGGATTCTGGAAGGGGTGCGTGAACGCCCATGAATACGATCCAGAAAAAGATTTGGGTGCTCGCTTCCGTAGTTCTTGCCATCATGGTCGCCATCTGGCTGACACTGACTTTTTACAATCAGAAAATGCAGACGCAGTACAACGACATTTTGCAGCGTTATTTGCAAATGAATGAAGTGACCAGTGCCAGCCAGGAAATCGTGGCAGACTTGAACCGTTATTTGATGATTCCAACCGATGGCAATAAAGCCCAGCTCGAAGAAAGCCGGGAACGCCTGCTCACGGTCCAGTCGACAGTATATGACCTCCGCAATGTGGAAAACGAATTAACACTGACAAACTATAGCCACTTGATTGACAGTTTTATTGAAACGGTGGATCGTTCGGTGATGTTCCAAGAGCAAGAGGAAGCTGAATCGGCACTCGCTGAATTTGCGGAAGCTACCAGCATTTCGATGTATATTTCGGAAATGACGCTGACGATTTTTGATACCGAATTGAAAACCTATGAACGTTTTTACCGCGGCATCATCGACCAGTCAACAGAGCTGGAAAAACTGGGTTTCTGGCTGCTGTTATTGATTACTGCCTGTTTGCTGCTGTTTACGTATTTGTTTTCCATCAGCATTACCAGACCGGTGCAGCAATTGACAAAAGCGGCTAACGAGTTGGCGAAAGGCCATTTTGACCAGCCCATCAAAGTTGATTCGAACGATGAAATTTCATTTTTGGCCAAAACCTTTGACCATATGCGCGGCAATATCAATACATTGATTTTGGAAATCCAGAAAAAAGCGCAGCTTGAACGGGAACTGCAGGAAAGCAAATTATTGCTTCAAGAAAGCCAGCTGCGAAACCTGCAAAACCAAATCAACCCGCATTTTCTATTCAATACCTTAAATACGCTATCGAAAAAGGCCTATTTGGATGGAGCAGAAGAAACGAGCGATTTGCTGGTCAGTGTGGCCGGGCTGCTCCGCTACAATTTAAAACGGATGGACCGGGCAGTTTCTCTATACGAGGAAGTTTATGTGCTGCAGCAATACATGGACATCCAAAAAGCGCGCTACAGCGACCGGCTGCAGTTTCACGCGGAAATAGAGGAATCTTCGCTGGGTTTCCAGATTCCGGGTCTGACGCTTCAGCCATTAATTGAAAATGCCGTAATCCATGCCATCGAGCCGGAAGAAGACGGCGGCCAAATTTGGTTCCGCATCCAGGAAGTCGAAGATGAAATTTGGATTGAAATCGCAGATGACGGACAGGGCATGGACGAAGAAAAACAGCGCCAGCTGCTTGAACAAGCTGTTGTGTCGAAAGAAGGGCATTCGACCGGCATCGGTTTCAGCAATGTGCTAAAAAGGCTGCAGCTTTTCTACGGACGTGAAAACCTGGTGGAAATTGACAGCGGTATTGGAAAAGGGACAAAAATCACGTTGAAACTACCAAAAGTAAAAGGAGCACAAAATCATGGTCAAACTTCTCATAGTGGATGACGAACCGATTGAACGTGATGGAATGCAGGCGATTCTGCAAAAAACCTATCCGGATTTCGAGTTCAGGCAAGCGAAAAATGGAAAATCGGCAATTGAAATAGCCGAAACCTGGCAGCCGGACTGGGTATTTATGGATATCATGATGCCTGGCATGACGGGTCTGGAGGCGATAGAACAGATTCAGCGCAGCCGCCAGGACATTCAGTTTGTCATGGTCACGGCTTTTGATATGTTCGATTATGCACGCCAAGCCATCAAACTGGGTGTCAAAGACTATTTGCTGAAGCCGAGCAAAGCCAGTGAAATTGTGGCGACTGTGGGCAAGCTGCTTGAACAGCAGCAGCAAAAAGAGCAGGATTCAGCTGTGCGGCAGCAAGAACAGGATGATTTCCAGCGGGCATTGAGCATAGTCGAAACGGATGTCGTGACCCAATTGCTTTTTGACCATGTCCATGAAGTGCATATCGATATGCTGGTGGAAATGCTCGAAATTAAAGCAGCCAATGAAAAGTTCGTCATGACAGTGCTGATTCCAGAAGGCTGTGAAAGTTCGTATTCGGCGATTAAAGAGCATATCCGGCAAAAGGGCAACGCCTGGGTCGGGGCATTATACGGCCGCCAGCTGCCGATTATCGTATTCCGTGAAGCGGGCTCGTCATTCCGCTTGCAGGCGATTCGACTGGCTAAAGACATTTTATCGATTTCAGCAGAGTGCCAGCCGGAAGACTGGTTTATAGGCATCGGCATCGAATGCGATTCGTTGGAAGACATCCGGAATTCCTATCAGAAATCGCTGATTGCGACAATGGATTTGGCTATCCCTTCAAAATACCGCTTTTATTCCGATGTGCCGGTCCTTGATACAGTAAGCGATTCTGCTTTTATCAAACAGCAGGAAAAGAAACTGTTCGATTATGTCCGGTTAGGAGAATGGGAGTGCATAGATCAAATCGTATACGACTTGATCCGGCGTTTCGAACAGCAAGGTGCGAATGTCGTTCTTGCCCAGCAGCGGGCACTTGAAGTGCTGTGGATCACTTCCCGCGTCATGGAAGAAATGGGCGTGGAGGCGGCAGCGCCTTTTTACTCGGTCCAGGCTCAGGATTACCGCCAATTGTGTGGCGATACAAAGCAATTGCTGGAAGGGATGAAGCAATTGTATATGGGCCATTGCGGGCGGCTCGAAGTGGACAAAATCCATCAGATCAAACAATGGATCCGGGAGCATTCCGATGAAGACATCTCTTTGGATACTTTAGCGAGAAAAGTCGACTTAAGCCCGATTTACATCAGCAAGATGTTCAAAGAAAAACTGGGGGTCAATTATATTGAGTTCCTGACAGCCTGCCGGATGGAACGGGCAAAAAACCTGCTGTCCGATCCTCAAAAAAGCTTGAAGGAGATTTCAATTGAAATCGGCTATCATGAACCGAATTATTTCAGCAAGGTGTTTAAAAAAATGTACGATGTTTCACCGAAAGAATACCGCAAAACGCTTTTGGGCATCAAGGAAGAGTAGGGAGGAAAAGCCCATGGAGCCTATCTGGTCCCGAATGGTCAAATTGCTGGGTGTCTTATTCGCTGCATGTTTGCTGGCAGCTTGTAACGGCGGTGAACCGGAAGCGCAGAAAGAAACGCCGGTTCCCTCAGAGACAGAAAAAGAAGGTCCAATCAAAATTGGATTCTCAATGGACACATTAAAAGAAGAACGCTGGCTGAAAGACCGGGACTTGTTCCGGGAAGCGGCTAAGGCCCTCGGGGCGGAAGTGGAGATTGTGGCGGCGAACGGCAATGACGCTCTTCAAATCTCCCAGGCAGAAACGCTGATCCAGGGAGGCATCGATGTACTGGTAATTGTGCCGCACAATGCTGAAGCTACAGCAGCCATCGTCCATAAAGCGCATAAGGCAGGCATCAAAGTCATCGCCTACGACCGCCTCGTGAAAAATGCCGCCATCGATTTATATGTATCATTCGACAATGAACAAGTAGGGAAGCTGCAGGCCCAGGCAATTTTAGAAGCCGTGCCGAAAGGGAATTATGTCTATATCGGAGGAGCCCCGACAGACAATAACGTCCATTTGATCAAGAAAGGCGTTCTTGATGTACTCCAGCCGGCTATCGACCGGGGAGATATTAAAATCGTCTATGATCAATGGACCGAAGATTGGGCGCCAGAAAACGCCTTGGCCAATATGGCCGAAGCACTCAAAGCCAATAACAATCAAATCGACGCGGTAATTGCCGCTAATGATGCAACTGCCGGCGGCGTTATCAAAGCTTTGGAAGCGCAGGGATTGAGCGGGGAAATTCCAGTCGCAGGCCAGGACGCTGAATTGGCGGCGGTACAG is part of the Planococcus shenhongbingii genome and harbors:
- a CDS encoding response regulator, with the translated sequence MVKLLIVDDEPIERDGMQAILQKTYPDFEFRQAKNGKSAIEIAETWQPDWVFMDIMMPGMTGLEAIEQIQRSRQDIQFVMVTAFDMFDYARQAIKLGVKDYLLKPSKASEIVATVGKLLEQQQQKEQDSAVRQQEQDDFQRALSIVETDVVTQLLFDHVHEVHIDMLVEMLEIKAANEKFVMTVLIPEGCESSYSAIKEHIRQKGNAWVGALYGRQLPIIVFREAGSSFRLQAIRLAKDILSISAECQPEDWFIGIGIECDSLEDIRNSYQKSLIATMDLAIPSKYRFYSDVPVLDTVSDSAFIKQQEKKLFDYVRLGEWECIDQIVYDLIRRFEQQGANVVLAQQRALEVLWITSRVMEEMGVEAAAPFYSVQAQDYRQLCGDTKQLLEGMKQLYMGHCGRLEVDKIHQIKQWIREHSDEDISLDTLARKVDLSPIYISKMFKEKLGVNYIEFLTACRMERAKNLLSDPQKSLKEISIEIGYHEPNYFSKVFKKMYDVSPKEYRKTLLGIKEE
- the xylF gene encoding D-xylose ABC transporter substrate-binding protein yields the protein MEPIWSRMVKLLGVLFAACLLAACNGGEPEAQKETPVPSETEKEGPIKIGFSMDTLKEERWLKDRDLFREAAKALGAEVEIVAANGNDALQISQAETLIQGGIDVLVIVPHNAEATAAIVHKAHKAGIKVIAYDRLVKNAAIDLYVSFDNEQVGKLQAQAILEAVPKGNYVYIGGAPTDNNVHLIKKGVLDVLQPAIDRGDIKIVYDQWTEDWAPENALANMAEALKANNNQIDAVIAANDATAGGVIKALEAQGLSGEIPVAGQDAELAAVQRIVTGTQTMTVYKPIQNLTTQVAELAIQLAKGEEVMTSVSVNNGKTEVPSILLAPTAVDAGNLVDTVIADGFHSKDEVYQEAGK
- a CDS encoding sensor histidine kinase; the encoded protein is MNTIQKKIWVLASVVLAIMVAIWLTLTFYNQKMQTQYNDILQRYLQMNEVTSASQEIVADLNRYLMIPTDGNKAQLEESRERLLTVQSTVYDLRNVENELTLTNYSHLIDSFIETVDRSVMFQEQEEAESALAEFAEATSISMYISEMTLTIFDTELKTYERFYRGIIDQSTELEKLGFWLLLLITACLLLFTYLFSISITRPVQQLTKAANELAKGHFDQPIKVDSNDEISFLAKTFDHMRGNINTLILEIQKKAQLERELQESKLLLQESQLRNLQNQINPHFLFNTLNTLSKKAYLDGAEETSDLLVSVAGLLRYNLKRMDRAVSLYEEVYVLQQYMDIQKARYSDRLQFHAEIEESSLGFQIPGLTLQPLIENAVIHAIEPEEDGGQIWFRIQEVEDEIWIEIADDGQGMDEEKQRQLLEQAVVSKEGHSTGIGFSNVLKRLQLFYGRENLVEIDSGIGKGTKITLKLPKVKGAQNHGQTSHSG
- a CDS encoding sugar ABC transporter permease, whose translation is MGFLAEAKHLIKANIRDYGMYIALLVIILTFTVMTDGLFISSRNISNLLDSTGYIAVLAVGMTLVIVIRHIDLSVGFLAGFLGAVAAIFLSQMGMSVFLVIPLVLLFGVIIGLFNGFLIAKVGIPAFVATLAGMLFFRGALLNVTEGTGTIIVNDDGFNALGNGFIPSLMEINELHLLSLLVGLAGILLYIYSEISNRRNKAKYGFEVVSFKIFIVKLVFVSFIIGYITWILAGYNGFSWTVVIMLLVVVVYHFLATKTVLGRNIYAVGSNPEAAHLSGINVTKITLFVFASMGMLAALSGILFTSRLQSATTTAGTLFELDAIAAAYVGGVSSAGGVGKVTGAIIGAIVMASLSSGMNLLGTGISYQYMIRGGVLALAVIFDVLTRKQRA
- a CDS encoding sugar ABC transporter substrate-binding protein produces the protein MRKKVIIVLCMLCAVLGFFTFMSAGKAFRSDWQLPAAVPEDQDSYRLVLITQELKTPFWNQVGAGAAKQAGKEGVSLEVWGSYGNDSDEFLKQIEIALHSKVDGVVVQGLDTAEFKELTKIKAAFYGIPVITIANDVPVAESLRKTYVGSDHYQAGKLLAEQLVKDMGSEGQAILLSDVEQAYSQQQRMRGMDEVLRAYPGISTVLVKSGNSDEEVIEATQNVLNQVPEADAFIALNTNHVGTMMQEISRRAKLEPFHIYSFDDGADISALLRQGGLDAVIGQSPEKMGQLSVELMMKWIKNEEVPLNPDGYFTDIRILEGVRERP